Below is a window of Rhipicephalus sanguineus isolate Rsan-2018 chromosome 9, BIME_Rsan_1.4, whole genome shotgun sequence DNA.
CAGTAGAAAACACAAACAGCGCTGACTTGCAATAAAGGTTTATTCGCCAATACTAAGCAATGTGTACTTGGCAGtctataatacaaaaaaaaaacagaatgaacAAGGCGCCATGATAACATGACATTACAAACCATGAAAATACAACATGATAACATGACAAACCATGATAATAAAACAAACTGCCAGCACCATAAATGCACACCATGCATATTGCGTGTACAACCGTTTTGAATGCCATCATTTTGATTGCTAACGAGGCAATTGAAGGCCTTCTCGCAGGCCTGCAGCGTGTGCGTGTGTAGACCTTCGATTCTGCTTTGTATTTTTATTGGTACAGGTAGACAAGTTTCTCGAAAACTGAAGTTGCACATGGGCTCGTGCAAAGAGCGTATCGACGGAGAAATATATTGTCGACTTTGTCAGGTCTTCTTCAGGCTTAGCAGCGAAGGGAATTTGCGAAATCACTTATTTGAGTAACATTTTGGCTGTAAGAATTTTCTGTAGAAATTTCACACAAAATTCATTGTTTCCTACACAAGCCATTAACAAGCCAGATGTTTAGCATACTATATCATAGAATAAAATATACAGAATATTTAGGCTGCCCTTCTTCGAGGGTTGTATTCTGCACCCTATTGGGTGGATGGGGCGGGTCGTTTTGATTGTTTTGATCGTTTTCTTCTAGTACGAGAGCCTGATTGAATGACGGTCTAAGAAAGCACAATCTGTCACAACTCTCATGACGCTCTTCTAAATAAAGGTGGCATTTTGGGATAATTGCATCAGATTTATTAAAGACGAATCTTTGCGCTAGTTCTACTCAGTTTTTGCATGCATCTGCACATATATGTAAAAAAATAGTCGGTTCTGTGAAAGCGCTTGTGTTGGGCGCTTGCTTCCTCGATCCTAATTTAGGCACCAAGTTTTGTTTGTAGCCACGGCTCTCCGAACTTTATGTTCTTGTTTTCCTGTCTAAGGCTAACTTGAGTTTAGCCTTTTTCAGCAGCAGAACATCCATCTGGAGCTTGTGCCTCTCACGCCTCATTACTGAGTCCTGCTCTATAGCGTTTTGTATGATAACGCCAGCGGCCTTGACGGCATCAGCCGcacaggcgaaaatgcttgatgcctcCTTCTCCGCGCGAGATAAGTCACAATTTTCGTTTAGGCACTTGGGTTCGGTCTCGTAAAGAACCTGTACATCCTCATTGCTTCCGTCGTCAAGGACGGTAGTTGGCTCAAGGAATATCCCTTGCGTTCTGCGTGGAGACGCCATCAAGTTAAAGGCGTCCGTCGGCTGTCCAGGCGGGGATGTCGGTGGTCCATCCAAGCAGCTTGGGATTTGCTGGTAGACAGGGCTCCGCCAACCGGTGTACTCGGCGGGTACGTACACGGGCGAATCGCTGTCTTCACCATCTGGCTGCCACATTTCCGCATCGTACACCTCTGTCGCCTCTGAGCTTTCCTCCAGAATGGTCGCCTCCTCATCAGAGCTATGGTATAGAAAGAAAGCACCACATTTAGTGTAAATGCGTGACTCGAAGCAGATGTTGTTATTTGCAGACGCACTCACAAAGGAATATACattaaatatatacagtgaaaaaAAGTTGACAAATGTGCGACAACCCTGCCGTTCACTCTGACGAAGATGGGCCCTCTTGCCGATAGTAAAAGTTGTGTTGCGCACGTTTGTCGACCGTTTTTATCAAATGCAGAATTACATTTCACcctatcgtatatatatatatatatatatatatatatatatatatatatatatatatatatatatatatatatatatatatatatatatatatatatatatatatatatagctaatGTGCGCAGTGGCGgcagtcaaggcaaaacacggactctcagcgcgagcggcgtccttccAGGaaggagccaaagaggacgacccactagaaggcgcagGAGAGCGCAACCTATTattcagttccaaggcttcgctacatttAGCCCAGGTGCGAAAatggagccgcccggcgacctaacagcttatTAATATGAGCGGGTCACAGTAgcgcttgaggcgctccacgttggcaatgtcgcgccctcgatggcgcatctccgaagatggttcgatgggttcgatcaggtagttgaccggagatGTGCACTCGACGACACCATAGaagccttcgtatttcggcagtagtatggaagagaggccagttgcagtggtagggaccgagagccttACGAGCGCGTCAGGGAGGAACGAGGGCttagaagtggtggtgccaccgcgaatgcacTTTTGCTGCTCTTGGtcatgcgtcgtaaatgtcttggcaagctcgcgacattcttcagcaagcctggctgtgtcagaaatatgcgcacactcagatggatccggcttgtatggaagtatcgtgtcgatggtgtgcgacgggtgccttccgtacagtaagaagggtgaaaaaccagtagtgctctgaggggcggtattataggcgtaggtgacgaagggcagaatgacatgccaatttgtgtgatcggcagcgatgtacattgagagcatgtcgccgagcgtgcggttaaagctttcggttaggccattcgtcggcgggtggtaagcagtagttttgcggttaACAGCATGGCACTacttgagaatggcttcgaccacTTCCGAGAAGAAGACACGGcttcgatcgctgagaagctgctggtgtggaccgtgacgcagtatgaatcggtgcagaaggaaggaggcaacatcgcgcgctgtagccgctcggagggcagcggtttcggcgtatcgtgttagatggtcaacagcgacaatggcccagcggttaccagcggacgtcagaggaagtcgTCCATGTAAATCGATGTCCACACGCCCAAACGGATTGTTAggacaaggtaatggttgtagaccggctggtgACACGTGAGTTGacggttttcggcgttggcaatcgaggcaggagtgaacgaatttctgcacgtagcagtacatccctcgccagaacaGTCGTTGTCGAATGtagtggtaagttttggatagcCCAGAATGTGCGCTTTGCGGAtgagagtggaaggactcgcatatgtcagaacgcagactgcggggtatcacaggtagccactggcggccgttggcgttgtaattgcgtcggtgcgaTTGATGGtcgcaaagttgcgtatgaagcgtcgaaagtatgagcaCGGTCCTACACACTGCGCAGCTTTTtaacggacgtaggtttgggaaattcggtcACGctccgaagcttggccggatcgggaaggattccgtccttggacacgacataGCCTAAGATTGTCacctgccgtgctgcaaaccAGCACTttttcagattcagttggaggccggcgttgcgttGCAGATAATATTAAGTAGTTTGCAAGTAAAATgtggctgcagcaagcacaggaccgggtcgattggcggaacatgggagaggtcagCAGTGGGCGCAGttaggctgctgctgctgctgctgctgctgctgctgctgctgctgatgatgatgatgatgatgaagatgcctcgctccttatttcgtttttgccctttcggtagttattcGGAACCGatttttttccatcgctgctatcATCTCTGCCTCTCTGACTTTTTGCTTAATGCTATGTTTTCCCATATCACTTTCACTGCCAGCCGTGTTCttgctggtgagcctcctagttctatTTTtttgcgttagctacactggcctagccgagccagtttcgcgcgcctcctcagaagccgcgctgcgcatgcgcgaggatcagtgatgtcacacagctggcgcaccggagccggcaccgcGCGCGACTcactgccgccggtctgcgctttccagaggagttacgtcgtagccgtggcagacgtactggcgccggtgCACGTGCTGCTTTTCGCCTtagctgtgcagtcaccgtctgacaatgcgctggagcGCACCACTGCGttcatgcacaccactgcgtTCCCAAATGTAattaagccccggaaccattacacctttctaCAGACCCCGAAGCACCTAGTACCCACATTATTGCTTCATAttttgcagcattcctcttcctcttcgctgccgaggcttttttcctgtacctccatgtacctatcACCCACATTTACCCATACTGTGAGgcacttgtattcgcttaccctcggtatttcttggccttgcaTTGACACTGTCTGGTCATCGGattcattgaataccatcaatccacatttggttgcactaaatcccAGTGCTAGAGCTTTCCCTTCCTTTCGCATATATCAGCCAGCCGCTGAATATCATCTCGGCGGCTAGCAAATAAGACGACATCATCCGTATAAAATAAAAGGCCACCACGCCGCAGCGCCTCTCAGCCAGGTGCGGCCGGTATTGTCTAGGGTGATTCATTTAGAGCCGACGTATTTCATTGGGCTGCAGTTTAGTTACAACGCATCAGATTTTAATGCGTTTTGCGGAAAAAAACATCCAGGAAGGGTGATAATTTAATGGCCCGTACCCGTTTTTCAATATGCAACACCGAAAAAGAATAATAAATCAGAAATAACGAAAACTCCAACATTCCGCCGAATTCCATACAAGAGGGGCTGCATGCAGTTGAAGTCATAACAGGTTATTTCGTCTTATTTCCTCGGCGTTGCACATAAAAAACCGGAACGGCCATtacattttcatttttcttcaATGTTTTGCCGGAAACAGCATTAGAATCGGGTACTTTGTAACAAAACTGCAGCCCAGTGAAATAGGTCAGTTTCAAAAAGAATCACCCTATACTATAGGCGGACACAATCTGTGCGCATTCTCTGTCGCGGCGGGTGGATAGTGTCAGCACCTAAAGTATTTTTTCTTTCACCATGGTTACGATCTACCTTAATGTACACTCTATCATATGCAGCCCTTAGCTTCACCTATCGTATTACTTTTATgcatcaaatcaaatcaagatttttattccggtgtacagcgaacactgtatATCGAGGAAATTGGGCTAAAGGTGTGTTAAGACACCCGACGAGAGTCCAAGTTCCCTTTATGCATGTTCCCTTTATGCGTGTTCACTTTTATGCATGTTTTCTGGATTCGTGTGCCCTGCTGTATTCCTTGAAGGAAGTCAGTGTTGCGCGCGCTGCCGAATCCACGTAGAGAGAAGGGTGGGGTGGAAATCGACTCCGCCAGCTGCCGCAACTTTTACAGCTGCGCAGTTCGTGTTTATGGTAACTTCTACTAATTATATGACTTCAAATTTAACGTACGACATACaatgaaggggccctgcaacacttttccaagtagacGTCGAATGGGTTCGTTAAAAGAGCTTAATGCCtgccgaatcgactgccgcaaaaatgtgAAGACTCCTTCATGTaaaagcggagttacagggatttctcgCCCGCTTCAAGCgctgtctctctcttttcgtactagcgagcgcgctgaaaggtGTGTAGAGAGCGGGATGACAAGGGGACAAGAAGATGCGTCTCTTCATCAGCGCACGTCGTGTCCTTGATCACTTTCTTTTCTAttgttcttcgaacgcgtggctttcAGCGCGATGGCGAGTGCGCGCGCGGGTACGTGGTGGCATCCGGCGGCAGCCACGATAattatgcagctcatgatgctcaaatcagccaatgtccGTGGACCTGGTGATTACGACGAGGTctttttgggtatatggcatcacttGTCGAAAGAAGTGGGAGAGATTTCAAGctggctttgagaattaattgtaaattacagGTCACGTGCTGCGCTAAAATGTTTGACTCGCGTGTTCGCGGGAGCCTCCGCTACCGATAGGCAGCGTTTTTTGACCATGTTGAAAAGGTGCTGCAGGGCCCGTTTAATGTTCCGTCTGtcatatacaacccttagcttAACCCGTTCCATCCCTCATAGATATGTTTTGGCACAACAATGCGAGGTGCGTAATTTGTGTTTATACGAATGTTTCGAAATATACG
It encodes the following:
- the LOC119404377 gene encoding uncharacterized protein LOC119404377 is translated as MGVHWSQALGAGVARTTSDEEATILEESSEATEVYDAEMWQPDGEDSDSPVYVPAEYTGWRSPVYQQIPSCLDGPPTSPPGQPTDAFNLMASPRRTQGIFLEPTTVLDDGSNEDVQVLYETEPKCLNENCDLSRAEKEASSIFACAADAVKAAGVIIQNAIEQDSVMRRERHKLQMDVLLLKKAKLKLALDRKTRT